One Festucalex cinctus isolate MCC-2025b chromosome 1, RoL_Fcin_1.0, whole genome shotgun sequence genomic region harbors:
- the c8a gene encoding complement component C8 alpha chain isoform X1, which translates to MGRVINLLICFCMLHLSTSFHINVNAYRRQWITAHNRTSDATARRVRAVNRPIPVNCKLGLWSTWTPCNSCTDQKFRFRYLEKASQFGGTPCFETLWETLACPAATVQCLVPDYCGESFTCKETGRCISPSLRCNGEADCDDFSDEEGCDVFNRRNDKCSTLLTIPGAERGTQGYNALTGGFVDHVLDPKYFGGKCEYVYNGEWRKFTYDSFCENLHYNEDEKNYRKPYNYHAYRFVAEATSEGTEEYYNNVVSLLNARKTMSSFNLGVTVGISYARVGLSGSEESEFLRNISQHKSQDLGFIRLWSKVETAHFKIRSNRLMLHEDFYLSLMDLPEQYDFGIYSRIFNSFGTHYVTEGAMGGTLEYVVVVNKTSMAESKLEWTEAGSCIGASIGLNFKLGPFGGADVNVGGQLCGKGRPVLHVTDSGSAMIMDVITLVKGGNTDTSGGLLVIKDPDTYRKWGASLKYNPTVIEYEIMPIYELVRLSTASDQVGARLANLQRGLDEYLQQFSSCRCAPCRHNGIPVLTGTSCSCICKPGYQGEACEDTQRPGTGMDGSWSCWGVWSACTSGRKQRTRACNNPPPDGGGATCLGSSSQSQRC; encoded by the exons ATGGGGAGAGTAATTAATTTACTCATATGTTTTTGCATGCTACATCTTTCAACCAGTTTCCACATTAATGTGAACGCATACAGGAGGCAATGGATAACGGCGCATAACAG gaCCAGTGATGCTACTGCTAGGAGGGTTAGAGCTGTAAACAGACCAATACCTGTTAACTGCAAACTGGGGCTCTGGTCAACATGGACACCATGTAACTCTTGCACAGACCAAAAG TTCCGTTTCCGCTATCTGGAGAAAGCATCACAATTTGGTGGGACGCCGTGCTTCGAGACACTGTGGGAGACGCTGGCATGTCCAGCAGCAACTGTGCAGTGTTTGGTGCCAGATTACTGTGGTGAGAGTTTCACCTGCAAAGAAACAG GCCGCTGTATCAGCCCGTCCCTTCGCTGTAATGGAGAGGCAGACTGTGATGATTTTTCAGATGAAGAGGGTTGTGATGTGTTCAACCGGAGGAATGACAAGTGCTCCACCCTCCTCACCATCCCTGGTGCTGAGCGTGGCACTCAGGG CTACAATGCCTTGACTGGAGGATTTGTGGATCACGTACTGGACCCAAAGTATTTTGGAGgaaaatgtgaatatgtgtataaCGGTGAATGGAGAAAGTTCACCTATGACTCATTCTGTGAAAACCTGCATTACAATGAAGATGAGAAAAACTACAGGAAACCTTACAACTACCATGCCTACCGCTTTGTG GCAGAAGCTACATCAGAGGGCACTGAGGAATATTACAATAACGTTGTGAGCCTGTTAAACGCAAGGAAAACTATGAGTTCCTTCAATCTGGGCGTCACAGTCGGCATTTCCTATGCACGAGTGGGACTGAGTGGAAGTGAAGAGTCCGAGTTTCTAAGGAATATATCACAACATAAAAGCCAG GACCTTGGGTTCATCAGGCTTTGGTCGAAAGTGGAAACGGCTCACTTCAAGATAAGAAGTAATAGGCTGATGCTGCATGAGGATTTCTACCTGTCACTGATGGATCTCCCAGAGCAATATGACTTTGGCATCTATTCCCGCATCTTCAATTCGTTTGGCACCCACTATGTCACTGAGGGAGCAATGGGAGGAACACTGGAATATGTGGTGGTGGTCAACAAAACATCCATGGCTGAATCAA AACTTGAATGGACAGAGGCTGGTTCGTGCATAGGTGCATCTATTGGTTTGAACTTTAAATTGGGCCCCTTTGGAGGAGCAGATGTCAACGTGGGGGGCCAATTATGTGGAAAAGGTAGACCCGTATTACATG TCACAGACAGTGGCTCCGCTATGATAATGGATGTTATCACGCTGGTGAAGGGGGGTAACACGGACACCAGTGGTGGGTTGTTGGTAATCAAGGATCCTGACACCTATCGCAAGTGGGGGGCAAGCCTTAAATACAACCCGACAGTCATTGAATATGAG ATCATGCCAATTTATGAACTTGTGCGCCTCAGCACAGCATCAGATCAAGTTGGAGCCAGACTGGCCAACCTCCAAAGGGGACTGGATGAGTATCTGCAGCAGTTCAGTTCTTGTCGTTGCGCCCCCTGCAGGCACAATGGGATCCCTGTGCTCACTGGTACATCCTGCAGCTGCATCTGTAAGCCTGGTTACCAAGGAGAGGCCTGTGAGGACACTCAACGACCTG GAACTGGAATGGATGGGTCATGGTCCTGCTGGGGAGTTTGGTCTGCTTGTACATCTGGGAGGAAACAGCGTACGAGGGCCTGTAATAATCCGCCGCCTGATGGAGGCGGAGCTACGTGCCTAGGCTCCTCCTCTCAGTCTCAGCGCTGTTGa
- the c8a gene encoding complement component C8 alpha chain isoform X2, with the protein MGRVINLLICFCMLHLSTSFHINVNAYRRQWITAHNRTSDATARRVRAVNRPIPVNCKLGLWSTWTPCNSCTDQKFRFRYLEKASQFGGTPCFETLWETLACPAATVQCLVPDYCGESFTCKETGRCISPSLRCNGEADCDDFSDEEGCDVFNRRNDKCSTLLTIPGAERGTQGYNALTGGFVDHVLDPKYFGGKCEYVYNGEWRKFTYDSFCENLHYNEDEKNYRKPYNYHAYRFVAEATSEGTEEYYNNVVSLLNARKTMSSFNLGVTVGISYARVGLSGSEESEFLRNISQHKSQDLGFIRLWSKVETAHFKIRSNRLMLHEDFYLSLMDLPEQYDFGIYSRIFNSFGTHYVTEGAMGGTLEYVVVVNKTSMAESKLEWTEAGSCIGASIGLNFKLGPFGGADVNVGGQLCGKGRPVLHVTDSGSAMIMDVITLVKGGNTDTSGGLLVIKDPDTYRKWGASLKYNPTVIEYEIMPIYELVRLSTASDQVGARLANLQRGLDEYLQQFSSCRCAPCRHNGIPVLTGTSCSCICKPGYQGEACEDTQRPVAFCQQELEWMGHGPAGEFGLLVHLGGNSVRGPVIIRRLMEAELRA; encoded by the exons ATGGGGAGAGTAATTAATTTACTCATATGTTTTTGCATGCTACATCTTTCAACCAGTTTCCACATTAATGTGAACGCATACAGGAGGCAATGGATAACGGCGCATAACAG gaCCAGTGATGCTACTGCTAGGAGGGTTAGAGCTGTAAACAGACCAATACCTGTTAACTGCAAACTGGGGCTCTGGTCAACATGGACACCATGTAACTCTTGCACAGACCAAAAG TTCCGTTTCCGCTATCTGGAGAAAGCATCACAATTTGGTGGGACGCCGTGCTTCGAGACACTGTGGGAGACGCTGGCATGTCCAGCAGCAACTGTGCAGTGTTTGGTGCCAGATTACTGTGGTGAGAGTTTCACCTGCAAAGAAACAG GCCGCTGTATCAGCCCGTCCCTTCGCTGTAATGGAGAGGCAGACTGTGATGATTTTTCAGATGAAGAGGGTTGTGATGTGTTCAACCGGAGGAATGACAAGTGCTCCACCCTCCTCACCATCCCTGGTGCTGAGCGTGGCACTCAGGG CTACAATGCCTTGACTGGAGGATTTGTGGATCACGTACTGGACCCAAAGTATTTTGGAGgaaaatgtgaatatgtgtataaCGGTGAATGGAGAAAGTTCACCTATGACTCATTCTGTGAAAACCTGCATTACAATGAAGATGAGAAAAACTACAGGAAACCTTACAACTACCATGCCTACCGCTTTGTG GCAGAAGCTACATCAGAGGGCACTGAGGAATATTACAATAACGTTGTGAGCCTGTTAAACGCAAGGAAAACTATGAGTTCCTTCAATCTGGGCGTCACAGTCGGCATTTCCTATGCACGAGTGGGACTGAGTGGAAGTGAAGAGTCCGAGTTTCTAAGGAATATATCACAACATAAAAGCCAG GACCTTGGGTTCATCAGGCTTTGGTCGAAAGTGGAAACGGCTCACTTCAAGATAAGAAGTAATAGGCTGATGCTGCATGAGGATTTCTACCTGTCACTGATGGATCTCCCAGAGCAATATGACTTTGGCATCTATTCCCGCATCTTCAATTCGTTTGGCACCCACTATGTCACTGAGGGAGCAATGGGAGGAACACTGGAATATGTGGTGGTGGTCAACAAAACATCCATGGCTGAATCAA AACTTGAATGGACAGAGGCTGGTTCGTGCATAGGTGCATCTATTGGTTTGAACTTTAAATTGGGCCCCTTTGGAGGAGCAGATGTCAACGTGGGGGGCCAATTATGTGGAAAAGGTAGACCCGTATTACATG TCACAGACAGTGGCTCCGCTATGATAATGGATGTTATCACGCTGGTGAAGGGGGGTAACACGGACACCAGTGGTGGGTTGTTGGTAATCAAGGATCCTGACACCTATCGCAAGTGGGGGGCAAGCCTTAAATACAACCCGACAGTCATTGAATATGAG ATCATGCCAATTTATGAACTTGTGCGCCTCAGCACAGCATCAGATCAAGTTGGAGCCAGACTGGCCAACCTCCAAAGGGGACTGGATGAGTATCTGCAGCAGTTCAGTTCTTGTCGTTGCGCCCCCTGCAGGCACAATGGGATCCCTGTGCTCACTGGTACATCCTGCAGCTGCATCTGTAAGCCTGGTTACCAAGGAGAGGCCTGTGAGGACACTCAACGACCTG TTGCTTTCTGCCAACAGGAACTGGAATGGATGGGTCATGGTCCTGCTGGGGAGTTTGGTCTGCTTGTACATCTGGGAGGAAACAGCGTACGAGGGCCTGTAATAATCCGCCGCCTGATGGAGGCGGAGCTACGTGCCTAG
- the c8a gene encoding complement component C8 alpha chain isoform X3, with the protein MGRVINLLICFCMLHLSTSFHINVNAYRRQWITAHNRTSDATARRVRAVNRPIPVNCKLGLWSTWTPCNSCTDQKFRFRYLEKASQFGGTPCFETLWETLACPAATVQCLVPDYCGESFTCKETGRCISPSLRCNGEADCDDFSDEEGCDVFNRRNDKCSTLLTIPGAERGTQGYNALTGGFVDHVLDPKYFGGKCEYVYNGEWRKFTYDSFCENLHYNEDEKNYRKPYNYHAYRFVAEATSEGTEEYYNNVVSLLNARKTMSSFNLGVTVGISYARVGLSGSEESEFLRNISQHKSQDLGFIRLWSKVETAHFKIRSNRLMLHEDFYLSLMDLPEQYDFGIYSRIFNSFGTHYVTEGAMGGTLEYVVVVNKTSMAESKLEWTEAGSCIGASIGLNFKLGPFGGADVNVGGQLCGKGRPVLHGTMGSLCSLVHPAAASVSLVTKERPVRTLNDLELEWMGHGPAGEFGLLVHLGGNSVRGPVIIRRLMEAELRA; encoded by the exons ATGGGGAGAGTAATTAATTTACTCATATGTTTTTGCATGCTACATCTTTCAACCAGTTTCCACATTAATGTGAACGCATACAGGAGGCAATGGATAACGGCGCATAACAG gaCCAGTGATGCTACTGCTAGGAGGGTTAGAGCTGTAAACAGACCAATACCTGTTAACTGCAAACTGGGGCTCTGGTCAACATGGACACCATGTAACTCTTGCACAGACCAAAAG TTCCGTTTCCGCTATCTGGAGAAAGCATCACAATTTGGTGGGACGCCGTGCTTCGAGACACTGTGGGAGACGCTGGCATGTCCAGCAGCAACTGTGCAGTGTTTGGTGCCAGATTACTGTGGTGAGAGTTTCACCTGCAAAGAAACAG GCCGCTGTATCAGCCCGTCCCTTCGCTGTAATGGAGAGGCAGACTGTGATGATTTTTCAGATGAAGAGGGTTGTGATGTGTTCAACCGGAGGAATGACAAGTGCTCCACCCTCCTCACCATCCCTGGTGCTGAGCGTGGCACTCAGGG CTACAATGCCTTGACTGGAGGATTTGTGGATCACGTACTGGACCCAAAGTATTTTGGAGgaaaatgtgaatatgtgtataaCGGTGAATGGAGAAAGTTCACCTATGACTCATTCTGTGAAAACCTGCATTACAATGAAGATGAGAAAAACTACAGGAAACCTTACAACTACCATGCCTACCGCTTTGTG GCAGAAGCTACATCAGAGGGCACTGAGGAATATTACAATAACGTTGTGAGCCTGTTAAACGCAAGGAAAACTATGAGTTCCTTCAATCTGGGCGTCACAGTCGGCATTTCCTATGCACGAGTGGGACTGAGTGGAAGTGAAGAGTCCGAGTTTCTAAGGAATATATCACAACATAAAAGCCAG GACCTTGGGTTCATCAGGCTTTGGTCGAAAGTGGAAACGGCTCACTTCAAGATAAGAAGTAATAGGCTGATGCTGCATGAGGATTTCTACCTGTCACTGATGGATCTCCCAGAGCAATATGACTTTGGCATCTATTCCCGCATCTTCAATTCGTTTGGCACCCACTATGTCACTGAGGGAGCAATGGGAGGAACACTGGAATATGTGGTGGTGGTCAACAAAACATCCATGGCTGAATCAA AACTTGAATGGACAGAGGCTGGTTCGTGCATAGGTGCATCTATTGGTTTGAACTTTAAATTGGGCCCCTTTGGAGGAGCAGATGTCAACGTGGGGGGCCAATTATGTGGAAAAGGTAGACCCGTATTACATG GCACAATGGGATCCCTGTGCTCACTGGTACATCCTGCAGCTGCATCTGTAAGCCTGGTTACCAAGGAGAGGCCTGTGAGGACACTCAACGACCTG GAACTGGAATGGATGGGTCATGGTCCTGCTGGGGAGTTTGGTCTGCTTGTACATCTGGGAGGAAACAGCGTACGAGGGCCTGTAATAATCCGCCGCCTGATGGAGGCGGAGCTACGTGCCTAG
- the c8a gene encoding complement component C8 alpha chain isoform X5 — translation MGRVINLLICFCMLHLSTSFHINVNAYRRQWITAHNRTSDATARRVRAVNRPIPVNCKLGLWSTWTPCNSCTDQKFRFRYLEKASQFGGTPCFETLWETLACPAATVQCLVPDYCGESFTCKETGRCISPSLRCNGEADCDDFSDEEGCDVFNRRNDKCSTLLTIPGAERGTQGYNALTGGFVDHVLDPKYFGGKCEYVYNGEWRKFTYDSFCENLHYNEDEKNYRKPYNYHAYRFVAEATSEGTEEYYNNVVSLLNARKTMSSFNLGVTVGISYARVGLSGSEESEFLRNISQHKSQDLGFIRLWSKVETAHFKIRSNRLMLHEDFYLSLMDLPEQYDFGIYSRIFNSFGTHYVTEGAMGGTLEYVVVVNKTSMAESKLEWTEAGSCIGASIGLNFKLGPFGGADVNVGGQLCGKGRPVLHGTMGSLCSLVHPAAASVSLVTKERPVRTLNDLLLSANRNWNGWVMVLLGSLVCLYIWEETAYEGL, via the exons ATGGGGAGAGTAATTAATTTACTCATATGTTTTTGCATGCTACATCTTTCAACCAGTTTCCACATTAATGTGAACGCATACAGGAGGCAATGGATAACGGCGCATAACAG gaCCAGTGATGCTACTGCTAGGAGGGTTAGAGCTGTAAACAGACCAATACCTGTTAACTGCAAACTGGGGCTCTGGTCAACATGGACACCATGTAACTCTTGCACAGACCAAAAG TTCCGTTTCCGCTATCTGGAGAAAGCATCACAATTTGGTGGGACGCCGTGCTTCGAGACACTGTGGGAGACGCTGGCATGTCCAGCAGCAACTGTGCAGTGTTTGGTGCCAGATTACTGTGGTGAGAGTTTCACCTGCAAAGAAACAG GCCGCTGTATCAGCCCGTCCCTTCGCTGTAATGGAGAGGCAGACTGTGATGATTTTTCAGATGAAGAGGGTTGTGATGTGTTCAACCGGAGGAATGACAAGTGCTCCACCCTCCTCACCATCCCTGGTGCTGAGCGTGGCACTCAGGG CTACAATGCCTTGACTGGAGGATTTGTGGATCACGTACTGGACCCAAAGTATTTTGGAGgaaaatgtgaatatgtgtataaCGGTGAATGGAGAAAGTTCACCTATGACTCATTCTGTGAAAACCTGCATTACAATGAAGATGAGAAAAACTACAGGAAACCTTACAACTACCATGCCTACCGCTTTGTG GCAGAAGCTACATCAGAGGGCACTGAGGAATATTACAATAACGTTGTGAGCCTGTTAAACGCAAGGAAAACTATGAGTTCCTTCAATCTGGGCGTCACAGTCGGCATTTCCTATGCACGAGTGGGACTGAGTGGAAGTGAAGAGTCCGAGTTTCTAAGGAATATATCACAACATAAAAGCCAG GACCTTGGGTTCATCAGGCTTTGGTCGAAAGTGGAAACGGCTCACTTCAAGATAAGAAGTAATAGGCTGATGCTGCATGAGGATTTCTACCTGTCACTGATGGATCTCCCAGAGCAATATGACTTTGGCATCTATTCCCGCATCTTCAATTCGTTTGGCACCCACTATGTCACTGAGGGAGCAATGGGAGGAACACTGGAATATGTGGTGGTGGTCAACAAAACATCCATGGCTGAATCAA AACTTGAATGGACAGAGGCTGGTTCGTGCATAGGTGCATCTATTGGTTTGAACTTTAAATTGGGCCCCTTTGGAGGAGCAGATGTCAACGTGGGGGGCCAATTATGTGGAAAAGGTAGACCCGTATTACATG GCACAATGGGATCCCTGTGCTCACTGGTACATCCTGCAGCTGCATCTGTAAGCCTGGTTACCAAGGAGAGGCCTGTGAGGACACTCAACGACCTG TTGCTTTCTGCCAACAGGAACTGGAATGGATGGGTCATGGTCCTGCTGGGGAGTTTGGTCTGCTTGTACATCTGGGAGGAAACAGCGTACGAGGGCCTGTAA
- the c8a gene encoding complement component C8 alpha chain isoform X4, with protein MGRVINLLICFCMLHLSTSFHINVNAYRRQWITAHNRTSDATARRVRAVNRPIPVNCKLGLWSTWTPCNSCTDQKFRFRYLEKASQFGGTPCFETLWETLACPAATVQCLVPDYCGESFTCKETGRCISPSLRCNGEADCDDFSDEEGCDVFNRRNDKCSTLLTIPGAERGTQGYNALTGGFVDHVLDPKYFGGKCEYVYNGEWRKFTYDSFCENLHYNEDEKNYRKPYNYHAYRFVAEATSEGTEEYYNNVVSLLNARKTMSSFNLGVTVGISYARVGLSGSEESEFLRNISQHKSQDLGFIRLWSKVETAHFKIRSNRLMLHEDFYLSLMDLPEQYDFGIYSRIFNSFGTHYVTEGAMGGTLEYVVVVNKTSMAESKLEWTEAGSCIGASIGLNFKLGPFGGADVNVGGQLCGKGRPVLHVTDSGSAMIMDVITLVKGGNTDTSGGLLVIKDPDTYRKWGASLKYNPTVIEYEAQWDPCAHWYILQLHL; from the exons ATGGGGAGAGTAATTAATTTACTCATATGTTTTTGCATGCTACATCTTTCAACCAGTTTCCACATTAATGTGAACGCATACAGGAGGCAATGGATAACGGCGCATAACAG gaCCAGTGATGCTACTGCTAGGAGGGTTAGAGCTGTAAACAGACCAATACCTGTTAACTGCAAACTGGGGCTCTGGTCAACATGGACACCATGTAACTCTTGCACAGACCAAAAG TTCCGTTTCCGCTATCTGGAGAAAGCATCACAATTTGGTGGGACGCCGTGCTTCGAGACACTGTGGGAGACGCTGGCATGTCCAGCAGCAACTGTGCAGTGTTTGGTGCCAGATTACTGTGGTGAGAGTTTCACCTGCAAAGAAACAG GCCGCTGTATCAGCCCGTCCCTTCGCTGTAATGGAGAGGCAGACTGTGATGATTTTTCAGATGAAGAGGGTTGTGATGTGTTCAACCGGAGGAATGACAAGTGCTCCACCCTCCTCACCATCCCTGGTGCTGAGCGTGGCACTCAGGG CTACAATGCCTTGACTGGAGGATTTGTGGATCACGTACTGGACCCAAAGTATTTTGGAGgaaaatgtgaatatgtgtataaCGGTGAATGGAGAAAGTTCACCTATGACTCATTCTGTGAAAACCTGCATTACAATGAAGATGAGAAAAACTACAGGAAACCTTACAACTACCATGCCTACCGCTTTGTG GCAGAAGCTACATCAGAGGGCACTGAGGAATATTACAATAACGTTGTGAGCCTGTTAAACGCAAGGAAAACTATGAGTTCCTTCAATCTGGGCGTCACAGTCGGCATTTCCTATGCACGAGTGGGACTGAGTGGAAGTGAAGAGTCCGAGTTTCTAAGGAATATATCACAACATAAAAGCCAG GACCTTGGGTTCATCAGGCTTTGGTCGAAAGTGGAAACGGCTCACTTCAAGATAAGAAGTAATAGGCTGATGCTGCATGAGGATTTCTACCTGTCACTGATGGATCTCCCAGAGCAATATGACTTTGGCATCTATTCCCGCATCTTCAATTCGTTTGGCACCCACTATGTCACTGAGGGAGCAATGGGAGGAACACTGGAATATGTGGTGGTGGTCAACAAAACATCCATGGCTGAATCAA AACTTGAATGGACAGAGGCTGGTTCGTGCATAGGTGCATCTATTGGTTTGAACTTTAAATTGGGCCCCTTTGGAGGAGCAGATGTCAACGTGGGGGGCCAATTATGTGGAAAAGGTAGACCCGTATTACATG TCACAGACAGTGGCTCCGCTATGATAATGGATGTTATCACGCTGGTGAAGGGGGGTAACACGGACACCAGTGGTGGGTTGTTGGTAATCAAGGATCCTGACACCTATCGCAAGTGGGGGGCAAGCCTTAAATACAACCCGACAGTCATTGAATATGAG GCACAATGGGATCCCTGTGCTCACTGGTACATCCTGCAGCTGCATCTGTAA